The following proteins are co-located in the Spirosoma montaniterrae genome:
- a CDS encoding HIT family protein, which yields MNPQNPYSYLTAKQRDTPSLPIRMLHERKLLSGRILDYGCGFGQDVRFLQAKGYETHGYDPHYFPELPAQSFDTIVCFYVLNVLFPDEQTDVLMNVSRLLKPTGRAYFAVRRDITRDGFRTHQLYGKPVYQCNVQLPFTSIYRNENTEFYQYQHINQLAAETSKCPFCSPKSRLKLLTETSLTYVVLDSYPVSKGHALITPKRHVANFFDLPLSEQNECWQVVNKVQEILQERFAPDGFNVGLNIGVAAGQKFPHASIHVIPRYTTIPGGGIRNVVRK from the coding sequence TTGAACCCACAAAACCCCTACAGCTACCTCACGGCCAAGCAACGCGATACGCCTTCCTTGCCTATCCGAATGCTTCACGAGCGTAAGCTCCTGAGTGGGCGCATACTTGACTACGGATGTGGATTCGGTCAGGACGTGCGTTTTCTGCAAGCCAAAGGCTACGAAACTCACGGCTACGACCCGCATTATTTCCCGGAACTGCCTGCCCAATCGTTCGACACCATTGTTTGTTTCTATGTTCTCAACGTCTTGTTCCCAGATGAGCAGACGGATGTGCTGATGAACGTTTCGCGTCTGCTCAAACCCACAGGCCGGGCTTACTTCGCCGTTCGGCGCGATATTACCCGCGATGGTTTCCGAACGCACCAGCTATACGGCAAGCCGGTTTACCAGTGCAATGTGCAATTGCCGTTTACGTCTATTTACCGAAACGAAAACACAGAATTTTATCAGTATCAGCACATTAACCAACTCGCTGCCGAGACGAGCAAATGCCCGTTTTGCTCACCCAAATCCAGGCTGAAATTACTGACTGAAACAAGCCTGACATATGTCGTACTGGATAGCTACCCCGTCAGCAAAGGTCACGCACTTATCACACCCAAAAGGCACGTTGCCAACTTCTTCGATTTACCGTTGTCGGAACAAAACGAGTGCTGGCAGGTGGTCAATAAAGTGCAGGAAATTTTACAGGAACGGTTCGCGCCGGACGGCTTCAACGTCGGGCTGAACATCGGCGTTGCTGCGGGGCAGAAATTTCCCCACGCGAGCATTCACGTGATTCCACGTTACACGACGATTCCGGGGGGCGGGATTCGGAACGTGGTGAGGAAATAA
- a CDS encoding 2-C-methyl-D-erythritol 4-phosphate cytidylyltransferase, with protein sequence MKNFAIIVAGGSGSRMKADVPKQFLLLRGKPILQHTLERFLAVLPPENIILVLPARDRSIWTSLCEQHHFFAPIQTVDGGASRFQSVRNGLSAIPADAELVAVHDGVRPYVSPDIILHSFETAARVGSAVTCVSAKDSVRILNPDNTSQAIDRAMVRLVQTPQTFRLDWFRQAFQADEQPHFTDCASVLEHAGFPITLIEGSYENIKITTPEDL encoded by the coding sequence GTGAAAAATTTTGCCATTATTGTAGCCGGGGGAAGCGGAAGCAGGATGAAAGCCGACGTGCCGAAGCAGTTCCTACTGCTGCGCGGTAAGCCCATTCTGCAACATACCCTCGAACGGTTTCTGGCCGTTCTGCCCCCCGAGAACATCATCCTGGTGCTGCCCGCCCGCGACCGTTCCATCTGGACGTCGCTGTGTGAGCAGCACCATTTTTTTGCGCCTATCCAGACCGTCGATGGGGGTGCGTCGCGGTTTCAGTCGGTTCGTAACGGGTTGAGTGCCATTCCCGCCGATGCCGAATTAGTGGCTGTTCACGATGGGGTTCGGCCTTATGTTTCGCCCGATATTATTCTGCATAGTTTCGAGACAGCCGCCCGCGTTGGTTCGGCGGTGACGTGTGTATCGGCCAAAGATTCGGTGCGCATTCTCAATCCCGACAACACCAGTCAGGCCATTGACCGGGCTATGGTGCGGCTCGTGCAAACGCCCCAAACGTTCCGGCTCGACTGGTTTCGGCAAGCCTTCCAAGCCGACGAGCAGCCCCACTTCACCGACTGCGCCAGCGTACTGGAACACGCCGGTTTCCCCATCACGCTCATCGAGGGCAGTTACGAAAACATCAAAATTACGACGCCTGAGGATCTTTGA
- the queA gene encoding tRNA preQ1(34) S-adenosylmethionine ribosyltransferase-isomerase QueA, whose translation MKLSEFKFDLPESLIAKYPVERGEGRLMVVHRKTKTIEHKKFSDILSYFDDGDVMVINNTKVFQARLYGNKEKTGAKIEVFLLRELNREMKLWDVLVDPARKIRVGNKLYFGDSDLVAEVIDNTTSRGRTIRFLFDGNHEEFMKAVDELGETPIPREIQRDVENADRDHYQTVFAQHVGAVAAPTAGLHFTKAMMKRMEIKGVHFAPITLHVGLGTFRQVDVEDLTKHKTDSENYRIGPEAADIVNTALDAGRRVCAVGTTSLKAIESSVSANSRLKPVEGWTDKFIFPPYEFKIANSLLTSLHLPESILIMMTSAFGGHELIKHAYEVAIKEKYRFFSYGDAMLIL comes from the coding sequence ATGAAGTTATCCGAATTTAAGTTTGATTTGCCCGAAAGTCTCATTGCCAAATACCCGGTTGAGCGGGGTGAAGGTCGGTTGATGGTTGTTCATCGGAAAACGAAGACCATTGAACACAAGAAGTTTTCGGATATCCTGAGCTATTTCGATGATGGCGACGTGATGGTAATTAATAATACGAAGGTGTTTCAGGCCCGGCTTTATGGTAACAAAGAGAAAACCGGTGCCAAAATCGAAGTATTTCTGCTGCGCGAACTGAATCGCGAAATGAAACTGTGGGACGTGCTGGTTGACCCGGCCCGTAAAATTCGCGTAGGTAATAAACTCTATTTCGGCGACAGCGATCTGGTAGCCGAAGTTATTGATAACACCACCTCGCGGGGCCGCACCATCCGGTTTCTGTTCGATGGCAATCACGAAGAATTTATGAAAGCGGTTGATGAATTGGGCGAAACCCCGATTCCACGCGAAATTCAGCGCGACGTTGAAAACGCCGACCGCGATCACTACCAAACCGTTTTCGCGCAGCACGTCGGTGCGGTGGCGGCTCCAACGGCGGGTCTGCACTTCACCAAAGCAATGATGAAGCGCATGGAAATCAAGGGCGTACACTTTGCCCCCATCACACTGCACGTGGGCTTGGGTACGTTCCGGCAGGTTGACGTTGAAGACCTGACCAAGCACAAGACCGATTCGGAAAACTACCGGATAGGCCCCGAAGCCGCTGATATTGTCAATACCGCCCTCGACGCAGGCAGACGTGTATGTGCCGTGGGAACAACTTCGTTAAAAGCTATCGAATCGTCGGTATCGGCCAATAGCCGGTTAAAACCCGTTGAAGGCTGGACCGATAAGTTCATTTTTCCGCCTTATGAATTTAAAATCGCTAATTCGTTATTGACGAGCCTGCACCTGCCCGAATCGATCCTGATTATGATGACGAGCGCGTTCGGCGGACATGAGCTTATCAAACACGCTTACGAAGTAGCCATTAAAGAAAAATACCGCTTCTTCAGCTACGGCGACGCGATGCTGATTCTATAG
- a CDS encoding DUF4926 domain-containing protein, with product MNTLHLLDAVVLITDSLPDKLRKGSLGTIVEVFPNDEYLVEFADTNGIPYAMPVVNVSQLMKVYQEPVTA from the coding sequence ATGAACACACTCCATTTGTTAGATGCAGTTGTTTTGATCACAGACTCACTGCCAGATAAGCTTAGGAAAGGTAGTTTGGGTACTATTGTGGAGGTATTTCCCAACGATGAGTATTTGGTTGAGTTTGCCGATACCAATGGTATTCCCTATGCAATGCCCGTGGTAAATGTTTCGCAACTGATGAAAGTGTATCAGGAACCAGTGACTGCATAA
- a CDS encoding DUF6883 domain-containing protein: protein MLLPFAERAYINDQKLIGYCLSETHISGKHKARVFKASLHLTSDDYLILKDAILTAVLLNDAHAAGQNNQGELYTVDFILKHKNRVAPIRTAWIVRFGESFPRLVSCYVNK, encoded by the coding sequence ATGCTATTACCATTTGCCGAACGGGCATACATTAATGACCAAAAATTAATAGGCTATTGCCTGTCCGAGACGCATATTTCCGGCAAGCACAAAGCCCGTGTTTTTAAAGCTTCGTTACATCTAACGAGCGATGATTATCTGATACTGAAAGATGCTATTTTGACAGCCGTACTGCTGAATGATGCGCATGCGGCAGGACAAAATAATCAGGGCGAATTATACACGGTAGACTTCATTCTGAAGCACAAAAACCGGGTGGCACCAATCAGAACGGCTTGGATTGTTCGTTTTGGGGAATCGTTCCCGCGATTAGTTAGTTGTTATGTTAACAAGTAA
- a CDS encoding replication-associated recombination protein A, with the protein MTTDSTPLPERVRPRTLDQIIGQRKLIGPNGALRRAIEAGRLPSMILWGPPGVGKTTLALLLAEVVKRPFIALSAINAGVKEIRDVISRPGGTAMPGMFPPVVFIDEIHRFNKSQQDALLGAVERGQITLIGATTENPSFEVNSALLSRTQVYILEPLSRDELIQVVDRAIKQDAFLQSKSITVESYDALLRLSGGDGRKLLNLLELVASAHVLAEPLAITDELVTNVAQQNIARYDKSGEQHYDIISAFIKSLRGSDPNAALYWMARMIIAGEDPVFIARRMLILASEDIGNANPTAMIMASEAVQAIKAIGMPEGRIILSQVAVYLATSPKSNASYVAIDDAIALAEKTAHLPVPLHLRNAPTKLMKQLGYGNEYLYAHAHEGNFVQQNFLPDDLQGHKLYEPGHNAREAEIRRSLQKWWGEWYGY; encoded by the coding sequence ATGACTACCGACTCAACGCCCCTGCCCGAACGGGTTCGGCCCCGAACGCTCGACCAAATTATTGGACAACGTAAACTGATTGGCCCCAATGGTGCCCTACGTCGGGCTATCGAAGCCGGACGGCTACCATCTATGATTTTGTGGGGTCCACCCGGTGTGGGCAAAACTACCCTTGCCCTGTTGCTGGCCGAAGTCGTAAAACGACCTTTCATTGCGCTCAGTGCCATTAACGCAGGCGTTAAAGAAATACGCGACGTGATAAGCCGTCCTGGCGGCACAGCCATGCCGGGTATGTTTCCACCCGTCGTATTCATTGACGAAATTCATCGCTTCAACAAGAGTCAGCAAGACGCCCTGCTGGGAGCCGTTGAGCGCGGGCAGATTACGCTGATCGGAGCCACCACCGAAAACCCGTCGTTTGAGGTCAACTCAGCCCTGTTGTCGCGAACGCAGGTCTACATTCTCGAACCGCTCAGTCGCGACGAACTGATTCAGGTAGTTGACCGGGCCATTAAACAGGACGCTTTTCTCCAGTCGAAGTCGATTACAGTCGAGTCATACGACGCGCTCCTGCGGCTGTCGGGGGGCGATGGCCGGAAGTTGCTGAATTTGCTGGAATTGGTTGCGTCGGCACACGTGCTGGCCGAACCGCTGGCGATTACAGATGAACTGGTGACGAATGTGGCGCAACAGAACATTGCCCGCTACGATAAATCGGGCGAACAGCACTACGACATCATTTCAGCCTTTATCAAGTCGTTGCGCGGCTCCGACCCGAACGCGGCTTTATACTGGATGGCGCGGATGATTATTGCGGGCGAAGACCCGGTTTTCATCGCCCGCCGAATGCTGATTCTGGCCTCGGAAGACATTGGCAATGCCAACCCAACGGCTATGATTATGGCGTCGGAAGCGGTGCAGGCTATCAAAGCCATCGGCATGCCCGAAGGCCGGATTATTTTAAGTCAGGTAGCCGTGTATTTAGCTACCTCACCAAAAAGCAACGCCAGTTACGTTGCCATTGACGATGCCATTGCACTGGCCGAAAAAACGGCGCACCTGCCCGTTCCGCTGCATCTGCGAAATGCCCCCACGAAGTTGATGAAACAACTCGGCTATGGAAACGAGTATCTGTACGCTCATGCACACGAAGGCAATTTTGTACAGCAAAATTTTCTACCCGACGATCTTCAGGGCCACAAACTCTACGAACCCGGCCACAACGCCCGCGAAGCCGAAATCCGGCGCAGCCTGCAAAAATGGTGGGGCGAGTGGTATGGGTATTGA
- a CDS encoding RNA polymerase sigma factor, whose product MARSKTKTGPDDETLWNQFRAGDENAFARLYQNYVNTLYHYCAHFATDRALIKDCIHDLFVELWKHRTTIGPTTSVRFYLMASIKRKLVRHLTAEQKLVSQDDMTNGRRLGDTLPGADPSHENRMIAHEEDSYMNSCLHQALEKLPRRQREAVHLRYFQNMSNEEISALMQINIQSVYNLIFGAMSNLKRYVTSETISL is encoded by the coding sequence ATGGCCCGCTCAAAAACAAAAACCGGCCCCGACGATGAAACCCTCTGGAATCAATTTCGCGCCGGTGATGAGAACGCGTTTGCCCGGCTTTATCAAAACTACGTTAACACCCTCTACCATTACTGCGCTCACTTCGCCACCGACCGGGCGTTAATTAAAGACTGTATTCACGACCTCTTCGTTGAACTCTGGAAACACCGCACCACCATTGGCCCTACCACCTCCGTGCGGTTCTACCTGATGGCCTCCATCAAACGTAAATTAGTCCGACACCTGACTGCCGAACAGAAATTAGTCAGTCAGGACGATATGACCAACGGACGGCGGCTGGGCGATACGCTCCCCGGTGCCGACCCCTCGCACGAAAACCGGATGATTGCCCACGAGGAAGACTCGTATATGAATAGCTGCCTGCATCAGGCCCTCGAAAAGCTCCCCCGCCGTCAGCGCGAAGCCGTTCACCTTCGGTATTTCCAGAACATGAGCAACGAGGAAATTTCGGCCCTTATGCAAATCAACATTCAATCGGTATACAACCTGATTTTTGGGGCCATGAGCAACCTCAAACGCTACGTTACCTCCGAAACAATCTCCCTTTGA
- the ade gene encoding adenine deaminase, whose translation MPTANILNLFDQTISYGTLTLGNGRIARIDRYGPEKPGEPYILPGFVDAHVHVESSLLTPPQFARLAVVHGTVATVSDPHEIGNVLGVPGVEYMIREANRVPFKFMFGAPSCVPATTFETAGATISVRDVRKLLATKEIGYLAEMMNFPGVLHDDPDVLAKITLAQAFNKPIDGHAPGLMGNDAQRYIDAGMSTDHECFTYEEGLDKARRGMHILIREGSAARNFDALIPLLAEFPAQIMFCSDDKHPDTLAEGHINQLVVRALAAEHSLWNTLRAACLNPVLHYRMPVGLLREGDPADFIMVDDLRDFRVRQTVINGEVVAENGTSLLPDLRSEHVNQFNCSPKRVEEFALASSGEGKIRVIEALDGQLITNELHLEPRIENGLIVPDVERDILKITVVNRYADAKPAIGFIKNFGLKQGAIASSVGHDSHNITAVGCDDESICRAVNAVTDARGGLVATYGSSLLTHHLLPLPVAGLMTDTDGYEISRRYAALDRFVKDELGSTLSAPFMTLSFMALLVIPSLKLSDMGIFDGKLFNFTPLQVR comes from the coding sequence ATGCCAACTGCCAACATCCTGAACCTCTTCGATCAAACCATTAGCTACGGTACCCTAACGCTTGGAAATGGGCGCATTGCCCGCATTGACCGGTACGGTCCCGAAAAGCCCGGCGAACCCTATATTCTACCCGGCTTCGTTGATGCCCACGTTCATGTTGAAAGCTCGCTGCTGACGCCCCCGCAGTTTGCGCGGCTGGCAGTGGTGCATGGCACCGTAGCAACCGTGTCGGACCCGCACGAGATTGGCAACGTGCTGGGAGTGCCGGGGGTGGAGTACATGATTCGGGAAGCAAACCGAGTACCGTTTAAGTTTATGTTTGGTGCGCCCTCGTGCGTACCGGCCACTACGTTTGAAACTGCCGGGGCCACCATCAGCGTCCGCGACGTGCGGAAACTGCTGGCAACGAAAGAAATCGGCTATCTGGCTGAAATGATGAACTTTCCGGGCGTGTTGCACGACGACCCCGACGTGCTGGCAAAAATCACGCTGGCCCAGGCGTTCAACAAACCCATCGACGGTCATGCACCTGGCCTGATGGGCAACGACGCCCAACGCTACATCGACGCGGGCATGAGTACCGACCACGAATGTTTTACCTACGAAGAAGGATTAGACAAAGCCCGGCGCGGGATGCATATTTTGATTCGTGAAGGTAGCGCGGCCCGCAACTTCGATGCGCTCATTCCGCTATTGGCCGAGTTTCCGGCGCAGATTATGTTCTGCTCCGACGACAAGCACCCCGACACGCTTGCCGAAGGCCATATCAATCAATTGGTGGTCCGTGCCCTTGCTGCGGAGCATTCGCTCTGGAACACCCTGCGGGCGGCCTGCCTGAATCCCGTTTTGCATTACCGTATGCCCGTTGGGCTGCTCCGCGAAGGCGACCCTGCCGATTTTATTATGGTTGATGACCTGCGCGATTTTCGGGTTCGGCAAACAGTAATCAATGGCGAAGTTGTAGCAGAAAATGGCACCTCCCTCCTGCCCGACCTCCGCAGCGAACACGTCAATCAGTTCAATTGTTCGCCAAAACGGGTCGAAGAATTTGCTTTAGCCAGTTCCGGTGAGGGGAAAATCCGCGTCATCGAAGCTCTTGATGGGCAGCTTATCACCAACGAACTGCACCTCGAACCCAGGATTGAAAACGGCCTGATTGTGCCCGACGTTGAGCGCGATATTCTGAAAATTACCGTTGTAAATCGCTACGCCGACGCTAAGCCAGCCATTGGCTTCATCAAAAACTTTGGCCTAAAGCAGGGAGCCATTGCCTCTTCAGTCGGGCACGATTCGCACAACATCACTGCCGTTGGCTGCGACGACGAGAGCATCTGTCGCGCCGTCAACGCCGTGACCGACGCGCGGGGCGGGCTGGTGGCTACTTATGGCTCATCGCTTCTCACTCATCACTTGCTTCCGCTTCCGGTGGCGGGTCTGATGACCGACACTGACGGATACGAAATTTCGCGTCGTTATGCCGCGCTTGACCGGTTTGTAAAAGATGAGCTGGGCAGTACCCTGTCGGCCCCGTTCATGACCCTTTCATTCATGGCATTGCTGGTGATACCAAGCCTTAAACTGAGCGATATGGGCATATTTGACGGAAAACTATTCAATTTTACCCCACTTCAAGTTCGATAA
- a CDS encoding cellulase family glycosylhydrolase: MKTTTSLLLCLFLFIIFSGITTFTFGQSPTPLAANGRLKLTGVQLTNETGQAVQLRGMSSHGLHWFDQCFTQASVQALARDWGADVFRAALYVDEGGYLSNPTGLTAKMNQLVGWTAQAGMYCIIDWHILNPGNPNDRLPQAIDFFRTMAQTHAGKKHVIYEICNEPNGVDWNTIKQYADQVIPVIRQYDSEAIILVGTPQWGQKPQDVLNNPLTGANAYNVMYTFHFYATSHFFQDDVDNVSNRIPMFCSEWGTPDYSGNGSVNYQNAQAWLTLMAGQNRGGQKISWTNWNFADKAETSSALNPGSCNNQQWNNTSPSGTWVKDKILNPADSWAGATPPPPANQPPTVALTTPTNNATFTAPASINLTATATDADGTISKVEFFSGSTKVGESSSSPYSFNWTNVAAGTYTLAAKAIDNAGVTTTSAQVSIRVNNPPTQPPTPPTSATGEILGANCASVNAVLSFTLNPVNMPNATAFSWWANGSTQRITPGSAGQVSVNFGPWFSGGQVCVGVNYSAAPWYKQFCKNVSRCGSGARVAASVEEAEDLVFPNPSADCFTFIAKRAIQGVSVTDAMGRERIRLGAVPVGQTVSFGNGLNAGTYLLHLRYDAQTRRTVKLVKAGQ; encoded by the coding sequence ATGAAAACGACTACAAGTTTACTATTGTGCCTCTTTCTATTTATCATCTTTTCCGGCATAACTACCTTCACCTTCGGTCAGTCACCCACGCCATTAGCTGCCAACGGCAGACTGAAACTGACTGGGGTTCAGTTGACCAACGAAACGGGACAGGCCGTTCAACTACGGGGTATGAGTTCGCACGGCCTGCACTGGTTCGACCAATGCTTTACGCAGGCATCAGTGCAGGCGTTGGCCCGCGATTGGGGAGCCGACGTATTTCGGGCCGCTCTGTATGTCGATGAGGGCGGCTACCTTAGCAACCCAACCGGGCTAACGGCCAAAATGAATCAGCTTGTTGGCTGGACAGCGCAGGCTGGTATGTACTGCATCATTGACTGGCACATACTGAACCCTGGCAACCCTAACGACCGTCTGCCGCAAGCCATCGACTTTTTTCGCACAATGGCCCAGACCCACGCGGGCAAAAAGCACGTCATCTACGAAATCTGCAACGAACCCAATGGCGTTGACTGGAACACCATCAAACAATACGCCGATCAGGTGATTCCGGTAATTCGACAGTATGATTCCGAAGCCATTATTCTGGTCGGTACGCCACAATGGGGCCAGAAACCGCAGGACGTACTCAACAATCCGCTCACCGGAGCCAATGCCTACAACGTGATGTACACGTTTCACTTCTACGCCACCTCGCACTTTTTTCAGGACGACGTAGATAATGTTTCCAACCGGATTCCGATGTTTTGCAGCGAATGGGGCACCCCCGACTATTCGGGCAATGGCAGTGTGAATTACCAGAATGCGCAAGCATGGCTTACGCTGATGGCAGGTCAAAATCGGGGTGGTCAGAAGATTAGCTGGACCAATTGGAATTTCGCCGACAAAGCCGAAACGTCCTCCGCGCTGAATCCGGGCTCATGCAACAATCAGCAGTGGAACAACACCAGCCCGTCGGGCACGTGGGTGAAAGACAAAATTCTGAACCCCGCCGATAGCTGGGCAGGTGCCACCCCTCCGCCCCCCGCCAACCAGCCGCCGACCGTTGCGCTGACGACCCCGACCAACAATGCTACCTTTACCGCACCGGCCAGCATCAACCTGACAGCCACTGCCACCGACGCAGATGGTACGATCAGCAAAGTCGAATTTTTCAGCGGCAGCACAAAAGTGGGCGAAAGCAGTTCGTCGCCTTACAGCTTTAACTGGACTAACGTAGCAGCCGGAACGTACACCCTTGCCGCCAAAGCTATCGACAACGCCGGAGTCACAACCACCTCAGCGCAGGTGAGCATTCGGGTGAACAATCCACCCACTCAGCCGCCGACTCCGCCAACCAGTGCGACGGGCGAGATTTTAGGGGCCAACTGCGCGTCGGTAAACGCCGTATTGTCGTTTACGCTCAACCCGGTCAACATGCCCAACGCTACGGCCTTTTCGTGGTGGGCCAACGGCTCGACGCAGCGCATCACGCCTGGTTCGGCGGGGCAGGTGAGCGTCAATTTCGGGCCGTGGTTTTCGGGCGGGCAGGTTTGTGTAGGCGTAAATTACTCGGCGGCACCCTGGTACAAACAATTCTGCAAAAACGTGAGCCGATGTGGATCGGGAGCGCGGGTGGCCGCATCGGTTGAAGAGGCCGAAGACCTTGTTTTTCCAAACCCCTCGGCAGATTGTTTTACGTTCATTGCCAAACGCGCCATTCAGGGTGTGAGCGTAACCGATGCGATGGGCCGCGAACGCATCCGACTCGGAGCCGTGCCTGTTGGTCAAACGGTTTCGTTTGGTAATGGGCTAAATGCCGGCACATACCTGTTGCACCTGCGTTACGACGCCCAAACCCGACGCACGGTAAAACTGGTAAAAGCGGGCCAGTAG
- a CDS encoding fumarylacetoacetate hydrolase family protein: MKLFRFGPDGHEQPGVLLANGQHIDVTHFGEDFDESFFASNGLQRLTHWLEAHAPTCPAIPADARFGPCIKRPSKIVCVGLNYAKHAAETGAASPAEPIMFFKATTAICGPNDNLIIPKRSEKTDWEVELAVIIGKRATYVELDDAMDYVAGYAVHNDYSERAWQLERGGQWMKGKSADTYAPIGPYLVTTDDVPNPNSLHLWLNVNGERLQDSNTDDMIFNVPTLVSYISQFMTLLPGDVISTGTPAGVGLGLKPPRYLKPGDVVELGIEGLGEQRQVAVNLNQD, translated from the coding sequence ATGAAATTATTTCGTTTCGGTCCCGACGGCCACGAACAGCCCGGCGTTCTGCTCGCCAACGGTCAACACATCGACGTTACTCACTTTGGCGAAGATTTTGATGAATCGTTCTTTGCCAGTAACGGTCTTCAGCGGCTCACGCACTGGCTCGAAGCCCACGCTCCCACTTGCCCTGCCATACCCGCCGACGCCCGCTTTGGGCCGTGCATCAAACGCCCATCGAAAATTGTGTGTGTTGGCCTGAACTACGCCAAACACGCTGCCGAAACAGGCGCGGCCAGCCCCGCCGAGCCAATCATGTTTTTCAAGGCGACTACGGCTATCTGCGGCCCCAACGACAACCTGATTATTCCCAAACGTTCCGAAAAAACCGACTGGGAGGTTGAGTTGGCCGTTATCATTGGCAAGCGGGCCACCTACGTAGAATTAGACGACGCGATGGACTATGTGGCCGGTTACGCCGTGCATAACGACTACTCGGAGCGGGCGTGGCAACTCGAACGGGGAGGGCAGTGGATGAAGGGCAAAAGTGCCGATACCTACGCACCCATCGGTCCGTATTTGGTCACGACAGATGACGTGCCGAATCCCAACTCGCTGCATTTGTGGCTGAACGTGAACGGCGAACGCCTACAGGATTCCAACACCGACGATATGATTTTCAATGTGCCGACCCTCGTGAGCTATATCAGTCAGTTTATGACCCTGCTCCCCGGCGATGTCATCTCAACCGGCACCCCGGCGGGCGTGGGTCTCGGTCTGAAGCCCCCGCGCTACCTCAAACCCGGCGACGTAGTCGAGCTTGGCATCGAAGGACTGGGCGAACAGCGGCAAGTAGCAGTAAATCTGAACCAGGATTAG
- a CDS encoding ATP-binding cassette domain-containing protein, whose translation MMAVVSLASTLVGSVSKLSTTNIQLQEARVAFDRMREFTEMPKEPVVNAVDSNATTDMPMFESLSVKELTYRFAGRPSLLQNVSFTVRRGEIIGIVGETGSGKSMLLQLLQKFYEPEGNSQISVAFADKSRQTTHQNLATIAVSDWRSLTAAVPQPIKIFNGTLLDNICLGNSIEEGEAIVQFCQDYGFHDYFMKLPQNYLTLVGEEGINLSGGQQPLVGLAQALYRRPQLLLLDEATSALDRHTEQFVLNLFQHIKRNTAIVMVTHRSQSVSIADRVYTMKQGTLLCQHLNHLNQD comes from the coding sequence ATGATGGCCGTAGTCAGTTTAGCCAGTACGCTTGTCGGTTCGGTATCGAAGCTGTCGACAACCAACATCCAGTTGCAGGAGGCCCGCGTTGCCTTCGACCGGATGCGCGAGTTTACCGAAATGCCCAAAGAACCGGTTGTTAACGCCGTTGACAGTAATGCGACAACAGACATGCCGATGTTTGAGAGCCTCTCAGTTAAGGAGTTAACATACCGTTTTGCCGGTCGTCCGTCCTTGCTGCAAAACGTTTCGTTCACGGTTCGGCGGGGCGAAATTATTGGCATTGTAGGTGAAACCGGATCGGGCAAAAGTATGCTGCTCCAGCTTTTGCAGAAGTTTTATGAACCGGAAGGCAACAGCCAAATCAGCGTAGCTTTTGCCGATAAAAGCCGCCAAACTACTCATCAAAATCTGGCTACTATTGCGGTCAGCGACTGGCGCAGTCTGACAGCCGCCGTACCGCAACCCATCAAGATTTTCAATGGCACATTGTTAGACAATATTTGTCTGGGCAATTCAATAGAGGAAGGCGAAGCAATTGTGCAGTTCTGTCAGGATTACGGCTTTCACGATTATTTCATGAAACTACCGCAAAACTACCTGACGCTGGTGGGCGAGGAAGGCATAAACCTGTCGGGCGGTCAGCAGCCGTTGGTTGGGCTGGCACAGGCGTTGTACCGCCGTCCGCAACTGTTACTGTTAGATGAAGCTACCTCGGCCCTTGACCGCCATACCGAGCAGTTTGTGCTTAACTTGTTCCAGCACATCAAACGCAACACGGCCATTGTGATGGTCACGCACCGCAGCCAATCGGTCAGCATCGCCGACCGGGTTTATACAATGAAACAGGGAACGTTGCTGTGTCAACATCTGAACCATCTGAACCAGGATTAG